A segment of the Lycium barbarum isolate Lr01 chromosome 7, ASM1917538v2, whole genome shotgun sequence genome:
GCGCCTTGCTTCGTTAAAGCCTATGCTTTTTGTGCTTTGTGATTAAAGCCCCAACCGACCTTTGAGCTTTTTTTGTGCTTTTCGCCTTTGATAACACTGATTGGAAGTTTGGAACACATCATACTGAGATCTTGTCCATGACTTTTACTCTTCTTTTTATGGTTATGGAGAAGAGAACGGTGCTTTAGTTTTTGTTTTTGAAGATTGTTATTATTCTCGTTGAAATTATGACACTGCTATGTTGTTGAACTCATATAGTAGGTAACAAGTGATTATCAGCTGAAGAGATATAAGGATTTCTATACTGTACACACCTTAGCTTCACTATTTAAGATAATGGACACCGACCTTAGCTTGGATCTTCCTGTTCCACATAGCAAAACACAAAAAAGCATCAGCTTATGATCCAACAAAGGAAAATTTTCAGAGAATCAGAATTTCAGTCTTTACTTTTGCATTAACTATCTTTTGTTTGTATAATTTTGCTACTGAATCTGGGAAAACCATATATTATTTATAGAGAAATAGACATACCGTCTGATTTCTCAATATAGAGCTCTGCCCCTTTGGAGAGAATTGATCTGCACTTCTCGTAGTTAAAGTTGTAGTCGTTGCTATCTTCAATTGGGAGAACTGGTGTGCTTCCATTTAATATATTCTTGTAGCCAGATCTTGCTTTGAGCGTTTCTGCTCCTCTGAGTGCTGAGACAGTAGTGGTGCAAGTGGATTTTTAGATACTTGTTTCACGCTGTATCTTTATCTCCCCATGAATCGTAAGTTTTACTAACAATTGAAGATGTGACTAACAGATGCTAAGCTAGGTCCCAAATGATGCAGTTACCTTTATTTACTTACTTTcagcctatgttgctcggactctccaaaaatattgccgcacccgtgtcagatccttcaaaaatgcactacttttgcaGGATCCGACACACACCCGTCAATTTTcaaagagtccgagcaacatagctttcAGCAGAGTAGAATCCAGTTGTTGTATGATAAAACATTTCATTGTTGAACTCCTTGAGCTTGCTCAGTTGAAGCAGAATTCTATTATAAAGCTTGGTCCTTTCTAGTTTGCGACCACATGGTGCCCAAAAATTTTGCCTTTAATTTTATATTTGCTAGTAGTAGCTTGATCTTCACTTTTTGCCAAGTAAGCTTTAATTGTTTGACTTATGAAGTGTCTGGCCAAAGCTTTTAgagaaaaaataagtacttttgagcagtagTAACTattttttagaagctaaaaaagGTAGTTTTTTCCCGAAGCACTTTTGAAACATTGGCCAAGCACAAAGTACTGCTCTAATGTTgacaaaagtacttttgaaattGATAAGCCAAACTGCTATCTCCAAATGTACTTTTCCAAgaagcacttttcaaaataagcagattttgAGAGCTTGACCAAACAAGCTATTAGTCAGCTGCAGTTTGATTCTAGATCTGAATTATTAAAGAAGTGAGTATGATCTTTTAAATCTTCTTATAACCTATATTGCTCAGAGTCTTCGGAAATATCAGCGGGTGCCTggggatcctccaaaagtagtgcatttttcaGGATCCAACATGGGTGCGGCAACATTTTTGGAGTCTGATAGCGTATAATCTAGTTAGCATAAAATGAAGCATGCTTGCCAAAAACATAGCCGTCTTTATGTTGAGCTGCTGGCTAGTTGGTTTCATTAACAACTGAGTCTGCACAtattatacagtcaaacctctctctACCAGCCTCATTTTTTCCGTTAAATTTAGGCTGCGACAACGAAATGTTGAGagtatataatataacataacataacatgaaagatcAGTTCCACAGAAGACATGGTTATAATGAAATATTGTTATAAAGATGATTGCTATAGAGAgcttgttatagtgaaatgttgttataaaagACGATTGCTATAGAGAGGTCTAACTGTATTTGTGGTCAATATGCATTTTAAGAGGTGGAGAGAAATCATTACAAGTCGTAGCTGCAGCTGTAAGTGTCAAAATTTCGCTCGCGCTTGTACCAGTCATGGCTGAGCCAATGACACTGCTAATTTGTTCACGTTTTGCCCCCATAGCTTCTGCCACTTTTGCGCACTGTGCTGCAACCAATGCAGCTGCGGAGGCCACAGCCGACTCCTTGGTACGTCCCGACTCATCTTGGTTCAAGTTTTCAGCAGCGATGGCGGCTAAGGCAGCTGCAACACCTGCAACTGATATCGCTGCATGTACTTCAGCTTTCTGTAATCTCTTCTCTTCTTTCCTCTTCTGCTTAATTTCTTTGATCCATTTCTTGATTGACACATTCTTTAATGGTCCTATTTTCCATGGCATCTGCATTAATACAAGCTCTCTGCAATGAGTATATTTTCACCATGCTGCTTTAAACCAATAAGTGTAGCTCTGGTGATTGAGGCTGATTTACGAAATGTCCCTTTTTCAAGTCACCATTTAGACTTTGTGCCTATTTTAAAAATTTGTGCAAATATAGCCTTCCAAAAATTACCTTTCCGGGGTAAGTTAGACACGGGTCTAATGTTTGCTCATAAATTGCTCAACCTTAGAGACAAAAACATTAGATCGTCGTCTAACATTTGCAATGACTTACAAAATTTTAGACCGTATTCTAACGTTCTCTCATGAAATTTTCAGTTTGCTTAAAAGGGATCTTTAGACCATGTCTAAAAGGTTCATAAGTTGCAAGAGAAATAAAAAGAGGATCATTTACTAAATAGCCATTCCAGAAGGGATAACAAACGAAAATTTCTGGATATTCTGAACTTACCCATTTTTTCTGGAAATAGCTGTTGTAATTCACCTCTGGATGCATTGCTTGCTGCATCCATAT
Coding sequences within it:
- the LOC132602874 gene encoding VAN3-binding protein, which produces MDLDSNPTISQAHPETMDFLSRTWCNFAVQAFQPEMQDHALILHENSIKNLTIDNKPPLLKMEKSMKMDDTDKSIPQWKSNDVKSWIWMQQAMHPEVNYNSYFQKKWMPWKIGPLKNVSIKKWIKEIKQKRKEEKRLQKAEVHAAISVAGVAAALAAIAAENLNQDESGRTKESAVASAAALVAAQCAKVAEAMGAKREQISSVIGSAMTGTSASEILTLTAAATTSLRGAETLKARSGYKNILNGSTPVLPIEDSNDYNFNYEKCRSILSKGAELYIEKSDGRSKLRSVSIILNSEAKAILRTRKPTMLKAFSSQNESVILDLHAELYKDSNGAETDSCYLIVLTTNRGVIKLDMMDDYQRYRIWSMTINQMLTLSTSFTKYDLQFYKS